The Maniola hyperantus chromosome 25, iAphHyp1.2, whole genome shotgun sequence genome segment CGGGTAGCTCCtcatttttttataagtaacgagcaggcgggtcacctgatgttaagtgatcacCACCACCCACCACGAACATTATtttgtagcaccagaggaaccgccaatgcattgccggcctttcagaaattAGTTTCGGTAGTGTTCTAATTACACCCCGTATTTTACcgtgtaataataattagcatgttaaaataattattaatacttcAATACCTATTAGTagttacatttaattaattcaCGCTATTGTGAAAGggtataaaaatgtgttttatcaTGTTCTGTTCAGTTGTGAATTTCAAGATGAAGGAAGTGGTAATATTTACTATCCTAGGCGTCCTTATAGTCAACGCTTTAGCCCAGGTAagcttttttgttattttcggattgatagacttcacacacctttgagaacatttttttttttttttttttattagatatgccaacgataaattgtaacaacattcacaaatattaaaaacatgtcacaaacaattccagtcctactacaatcatcaattatatgcatatacagcattacataagtctccgattgtgttaacaataagctacctacaatctacattacaaacttttaacattaaccactaattagtaaatataatctacagctaaattaatagatacagttgcttaattaatgaaattagttgctcattgcaaaaaaaataattaagttagATAAGAGTCAGATAAGGATAACAATTTAAGGATTAAAGATTACGACAATGTCAGCTCATTCATGgagtacaattttttcttaaatttaattagagaacattatggagaactctcaggcatgcaggttgatgatgttttccttcaccgttaaagcgagtgatatttaattaattaatacgaacatagttccgaaaagttagaggtgcgtgcccgggacccctgacctctgattaggaggcggacgtcctaaccactaggctatcacagcttaataagCTTTAATTATGCTCTATTTCCAGGATGAGAATTTTCCACCAGCTGCACAAGCTGATAGCCGTACGCCCGACATTAACAAGATCCGGAATCGTGTACATCAACTTTGTGGGGCCAGGAAAATAGGCGAggtacctatcatcatcatcatcaaccaatagacgtccactgctggacataggtctcttgtagagacttccataCGACACGGTCttaccgcctgaatccagcggctccctgcgactcgtctgatgtcgtccgtccaccaagtgggggggtcttccaacgctgcgtcttccggtgcgaggtcgccattccagcatcttgggaccccaacgtctatcggttgtacctatgtgccctggccattcccacttcagcttcgcaacccgttgagctatgtcggttactctagttctcctacggatctcctcatttctgatttcatcacgtagagaaactccgcacatagcagctaagtatatcttacaaatccaacatcagactatcaaaaagagtattatttattacctatgtatgtatgtatgtatgtatgtatatactttattgcaccacagaaacacaaatgacaggttacaaaaagaaatcttaataagtaggtacaaaaaggcggtcttatcgctaaatagcgatctcttccagacaaccttaacgctagggagaaaacgaacaaatggacaatgggaggtggtgtaaaataaacctaaataccaatagctaaataaactaaaccatataataagaatataaaatacatattgttaatacactaatacatacaaataaagtataatagacatacataagactacatagatacctattttgaataaatcactAGACTTTTGACTTTAAAAAGTGCTATATTCTTAcattggtacggaacccttcaagCGCGAGTCCGACACGCATGTCATCTGTTTTGTTTTAGCCCTCGTATCTTCAAAATCGACGTATAAATTGGGGGAACGTTATAAAGAGCGTGGGCCAGGCGGTGGCAAAGGGGATAGAAGCTTACCACGACTACAGCAAGGGGAGAAGCGCGCAGTTCGACGATGCTGAGGCAGACAGATCACCATTTCCGGTGAGATTTTTTCCAAcccataggtaggtaatatcgtACAGGCGCCAGTGCCTTCCCATGGTTGTAGCAAATACAAAGGATGTTGTGTGTGTTGCTGTGTGTGTGcttgtgtttttagggttccgtagaaaaCAAGGAACaatggcgcgtggcgaaaatcggaactaacatttGAACAAAgggcaatgttagttccgattttcaaaCAAGTTTGAATATGATAATATTcaaaggcatcttctaggtaaacgcgtcccatcttaggctgcatcatcactttccatcaggtgtgattgcagtcaagaatTTGTctataatgaatataaaaaaataaaaaaaaataaaattaacaatgcgaaagtgtacgtctgtctgtctttctgtctgtctgtctgtcagtctgtctgtcagtctgtctgtctgtctatgtgtctgtctgtcggtctgtctaaatttggtacagagatagcttgcaccccggggaaggacataggctaatttttatcacggaatatcaaagagttcctacaggattttacaaaacctaaatccacacggacatcaTCTgattctattaggtacctacctatattataaaaattagcgacctccctggcgcagtggtaagcgctgtggtcttgttggTGGGAGGACCTGAGTTAGATTCCCGGCagggaatttaataatttctaaatttctagtttggactggtgggaggcttcggccgtggctagttagcacccaaccggtaaagccgtaccgccaagtgatttagcgttccggtacgattccgACTAGTAACCGAAGGGGTATGGGGGATGAATGCGCGGGCATAAACTATTCCTCAATAAAATGCAGTTACCTTTCCTGCTGGTTCGTCTGTATCGAAGCTGCGATGGCCTCCCAGaagagacaaaaaaaaaaaaaaaccgacttcgttacacaaacactaaaaattgaaaaataatttaatttattaccgaatatattatgtatacaagagttaatatagttccataataatatttttttgtgccggtgccaattagctttagctgcgtgaatcgtctagacttcatatttttatgggactccaccatggcacctcattggcaccgaccccaaaaaatattattatggaactatattaactcttgtatacataatatattcggtaataaattaaattatttttcaatttttagtgtttgtgtaacgaagtcggtttttattttttttgtaaaaattttttatttcacaatttttagtggccccatggaattatgctatggatggttaaaagtctactgtttactaagctattacactgatcgcgagcaatttactcttatccgttgaggagttccagtgtctatcttcgaagatgttcatcagatcttcaccaaattgaaatgggaccaactttgaagtataccctttcaaacaaaaaaataattttcaaaatcggtctaggcgttttcgagtaatcggggaacatacataaaaaaaaaaaaaaaagattccgacgaattgagaacctcctcctttttttgaagtcggttaaaaagatctCGTTTAGTATCTATCTATGTCCTGAAAATAATACTCGTACATAAGAGCTTTAAACTTCTATACAATCCATATCCGTACCTATCCACTAATATGGCTAAGAATACATTGCGaaaaggctctcttggcacttgaatgacattgacaggggggcgctgtagGAGAACAAAGACTTAGAACAAGGGTGTCAAACTGATTTTCCAAAACGCCACCTTTAAGATTTAGGGCGTGTTAGCGGGCCAAGGTCAAAGGAGGTGGCCAAGATTTGAACCGGAAACACGTTTTCaaactttcatattatattatctagtatggaatatggatgaaTTGAAACGATAATAATCTTTTAGGTCCCGTATCTTCAAAATCGACGTATAAATTGGGGGAACGTCATAAAGACCATGGGGCACGCATTGCTGAAGGGGATAGAAGCCTACCACCATTACGGGAGAAGCGGACAGGTGAACGATGCTGAGCCAGGGGAGAGATTATTGTTTGCGGTgagaatcattatcatcattaattGGGGGAACGTTATAAAGAGCATGGGGCAGTCGATGGTGACGGGGATAGAAGCCTACTATAGTACGGTAAGGGATGAAGCGGACAGATGAACGACGCTGAGGCAGGGGAGAGATTATTGTTTGCGGTgagaatcattatcatcattaattGGGGGAACGTTATAAAGAGCATGGGGCAGTCGATGGTGACGGGGATAGAAGCCTACTATAGTACGGTAAGGGATGAAGCGGACAGGTGAACGACGCTGAGGCAGGGGAGAGATTATTGTTTGCGGTgagaatcattatcatcattaattGGGGGAACGTTATAAAGAGCATGGGGCAGTCGATGGTGACGGGGATAGAAGCCTACTATAGTGCGGTAAGGGATGAAGCGGACAGGTGAACGACGCTGAGGCAGGGGAGAGATTATTgctattgagctattgaggcttataaaataactagatgatgtctgcgacttcgtcagcgtggatttaattttttttaaatcccatgggaactctttaattttccgggataaaaagtagcctatgtcattgcCTGAGTtattagctaactctgtaccaaatttcatcaaaatcggttgaacggttgggccgtgaaaagctagcagacagacagacacactttcgcatttataaaataaaaatatatatagttatactagcttctgcccgcggcttcgcccgcgtggccgacaggaaacaaatggcatttttttcagaaacaaacattataacatcaggacgcgcaccctgcaccagcaaaaccttccaacccccaaatccctatttcaaaTTATACCCCatattacaaagaatagaccctccaaatttcatgtctttaggaccagcggtttaggctgtgcgttgatatatgtcaatcagtcaagtcagtcagtcagaactttgaattttatatatatagatagtaaatagtatagtatggatagtatggattaaacctaaaactataacaatttaGAGTAAGTAGGatagatatagatttaaataattcgTTACTTCTGTATGCAGCACGAAGTTGGAAAGCACGTGTTGGAGCACGCCCTAGCGGACCCCGTCGCTATTGTATCTCTACACAACGGCTGGAACGACGGAGTTAACACCCTACCACACTTGCGCCGAAATAAGTATGTTTGCTATATTatttacttcttcttcttccttgccttatcccacgctaccagtggcggatttgcccggctcagcacacgagtagatattatagaccagaggggaagcttcatactagctcacgcacaccacgacgtgccacggacgctccgtttgccgccaagcTGGGCGCACGgggcgtccgtggcacgtcgtggtgtgcgtgagctagtatgaagcttcccctctggtctatatatctactcgtgtgggcTCAGTACCAGGCCTGGGCCTACGGCGGCGGCCAGACATTAGGGGCAGCCAATCGTGACAAAAAAATCACCAATGAATATTgataacaagtaataaagcctcaatagctcaaccggtaaaggagtggactgaaaaccgaaaggtcgacggttcaaaacccgccgttgcactattgtcgtacctactcctagcacgagcttgacgcttagttggagaggaaaagggaatattagtcatttaacatggctaatattctttttaaaaatagaaaaaaacaaaaaaaaaaacgcaaagtacctacctgcctacccagtggcgtgcacagggtttgaagccagggtaggcattagttaggtaggaatctgtttactggcagttcattatgaaaaatatgcattgagctattacaactggggtaagcagtgcatttatgcctctatgacgtgCACGCCACTATgcctacctatctaaatattGTAAAGTTTGCACACACTATGGTGGGCTGCACTACACCGCAACGTATAACAATAATCTAGATCTTTTTTCTCTAGAAgtaaatacctttcatatgataccccacttgatatagttatcttacttcggaaattgaaaatactaattattagttcatgaccacaattttttttgtgcgatgtaaccaccaattcacggttttcagattttttcccgaatatctgctataagacctaggtggacctacctgccaaatttcattactctaggtcaacgggaagtaccctgtaggtttcttgacacaccgacagacagacagacaacaaagtgatcctataagggttccgtttttccttttgaggtacggaaccctaaaaacctactGTCTCTTTGATTTCAGCTATCGATGGACCCCGCCCGGTAGGCCGCCACCGTATGTCCCACCCAGCCAAGATTAGCCCGTTTATTGCGCTATCTACCTACTGGCCACTACAATAAACtaattacagaaaaaaaaacattaatgtaacgtaggtacgtagttattaattagcctcaatagctcaacgggtaaaggagtggactgaaaaccgaaaggtcgacggttcaaaccccgcccgttgcactattgtcgtacctactcctagcacaagcctgacgcttagttggagaggaaaggggaatatcagtcatattataacatgactaatattcctatAATTACCTATGTTTTATTGTTACAATACTAACACATAATGGGTCAAAACTTCAAAAGATAttggaataaataaattgaattgaataattgAATTGATATTCTTGATTACCCTGAATACCTACTCCCTTGTCCAGCAAGACCCTCACAACTGAAAGAATAATTCTGATTATATATAacttattgattttccgggataaaaagtagcctatgtccctctccagatcttaaaactatacccattcaaaaaatcacgtcaatccgttgctccgttgcgacgtgattgaaggacaaaccaacaaacaatcacactttcacatttataataggggtagtgattacgtaaacctaaaactaaagctatacgagggttccaaacgcgtcctatctgagaagagcctacagTTAACTTAgtcggatatttttttataatcacCATTTCACAATATTAATCAAGCTTAATAACACTGTCAAAGCtttgtttttgttggtttgtcctccaatcacatGGCAACGGAGTAaccaacggatcgaagtgatttttgtatgggaggaccacttttatcccggaaaatcaaagagttgccacgggattttgaaaactcaaatccacgcagacgaagccgcgggcatcaggaGTTTTTTTCATGAaacgtacctatttacttacctaattaagataaagaaaattaaatacatGAAAACACAAATTAAATTTTGTCAAGTTCTTAAGTTCTTTCAATAACACaattaggtaatatttttaaaacatattaaGCAGGTAAGCATATATATTGCAAACTAACTCATGCCTGCGACCTcgttcgcatggactacacaaatttcaaacccctattctttccccttaggggttaaattttcaaaaatcctttcttagcgaatgtctgcgtcataatagctaaacGCGTCAATATTTCATcctgatccgtcaagtagtttgagctctgcgttgacagattagtcagtcagtccatcagtcaccatttccttttatagcTATGTATTTAGATgactaaaattataaagttgtaataggtacataattaagtGTTACATGGCATTCATTTCACACCTCATTAAACATGGTGTACCTACGAGtatcctacctacctattttgaaatgGGAAAACTTAATCATTTGTGGCTCGACCGATTCGGAAGAATGCTGACGGTTTTGGTTTTGAGTGTCAGTTTATCGATTTTAGGATCCGACGCTGCGGTAATAAATATAttctataatcatcatcatcatcaaaccatcAACGaccaactactgagcacgggtcttctcttatAATGACAATGGTTTAGCAATAATGCCCTCCCGACCGAATTTCTCCATAGAGATTAACGCGCGGGagatattaaaataatcattttcaGTTTGAGCGTGATTATCGCCAACCGTAAGcctattttgcaataaaaataatttcattaccATCCTATTGATTACCAACAGGTCAACGAAATGATCGCAGCGGGACAACAAACGATTCCGCAAAATTTTATACCACCTTCTCTAAATTTCAACACTGAAAAAAAAGGCTCTCCAAATATTCCTGTAAGTATAAATGAATGAGGTATCGGTTCATTCGACTCTTTCTTAGTGAATGGcgaggttgaggtactgctgaaagtagatgtaaagaaAGCTTTTGATTCTTTGAACAGTGAAACTTTGCTGATCGAATTTTCAACGCAGCTTCTCAAAATTTACCCATAGGTTTGGCAATGTTACAGATCTGActcgaaattattttttgaagttagcgatattattattaagtcttCAGCAAGGGGATCCTTTAGGTCCAGATCTATTACATTCTATGCTAAAATGAATAGCCATCTTCTACGCAAGCGTGCTCCAACCTAAACCTCATCATTATCTATTTGTAagcatattttacaaaaaatataatttcattaCCATCCTATTGAATACCAACAGGTCAACGAAATGGCTGCAGCGGGACAACCAACAATTCCGCAAAATTTTATACCACCTTCTCTAAATTCCAACACTGAAAACAAAGGTTTTCCAAATATTCCTGTAAGTATAAATGAGTGAGGCAGCGGTCCATTCAGCTCTGATTTACTTTTTTAGTGAATGGCGAGGTTAATGTGCTActgaaagtagatgtaaagaatACTTTTAATTCTGTAAACAGGGTAACTTTGCTGACCGAAGTTTCAACGCAGCTTGCCGAAATTTACCCATATATTTGGCAAACAGCTCTGcttcgaaattattttttggtGCAAAAAGAAAGagagaaaatgtatttttttgttgttggtATCACAGATAAAAAGCATACGaatgtaaaattttaatctGTCACAACAACctaaatgggtgtacagctcagcataatgtcttgcataaTAATTGCTTTAATACGCATAAAATGCAGGACGcagattttcagctgtgacccgggaTAGATGATAGCGATATCAAGTTTTCTATAGGCGTTCAGCAAGGGGATCCTTTAGGTCCAGCTTTGTTAAGCTTAGGGATCTATTACACTCTAGGCTaaaatgaataggcatcttctaggcaagcgtgctccaactTAGATCTCATCATTGCTATTTGTTCAGCATGATTATCGTTAACCATAAGgatattttgcaataaaaataatttctctccctcccttgaaaaaggaccccggatgggttcgaaactagtcgggctaacctcgactagacacgtgagtacagccgggatagatattatttataattaaaaaaaatcattaccaTCCCATTCAATACCAACAGATCAACGAAGTGGTCGCAGCGGGACAACCAACAATTCCGCAAAATTTTATACCACCTTCTCTGAATTTCAACACTGAAAACAAAGGCACTCTAAATAATCCTGTAAGTATACTCAGATATCTAATacacctttcatcatcatcatgatcaacccatcgctgaccTACTACTGACcgttcttctcagaatgagaaggggctTAGGCTATTTTAGGTCTGTCACGCTGGCTCAGTGtaaattgacagacttcacactcctttgagaataTCATGAAAAACtatcaggcatacaggtttcctcacgatgttttccttcaccgttaaagctagtgatgtTGATTGCTTGAAACTCACTACAAAACTACAAAAAGTTAGAATGGTGCCCGTggttgaacccccaacctcggGATTAGACGGCTGACGTCTTACTGACcgcttacttatttattttgaatggacattttcttattttaataatatactgTTATCTTTTACAGCCACCAATTCAATTCCAAGTGGTAGATAACCCGCAAAATGGAGCCTACTGTCCAAATGCTGCAATATTGCTCAATATCTTGAACATGTTGACCAGTTCATTGCCTCAAGATAACAACTCCATAT includes the following:
- the LOC138404077 gene encoding uncharacterized protein — protein: MCFIMFCSVVNFKMKEVVIFTILGVLIVNALAQDENFPPAAQADSRTPDINKIRNRVHQLCGARKIGEPSYLQNRRINWGNVIKSVGQAVAKGIEAYHDYSKGRSAQFDDAEADRSPFPVPYLQNRRINWGNVIKTMGHALLKGIEAYHHYGRSGQVNDAEPGERLLFAHEVGKHVLEHALADPVAIVSLHNGWNDGVNTLPHLRRNNYRWTPPGRPPPYVPPSQD